A stretch of the Musa acuminata AAA Group cultivar baxijiao chromosome BXJ2-7, Cavendish_Baxijiao_AAA, whole genome shotgun sequence genome encodes the following:
- the LOC135616259 gene encoding major pollen allergen Ole e 10-like isoform X2, producing the protein MAGRVRATLSSLLILSSALILPTLASGGATKVVQGQKTWCVAKPSADEATLAANLNFACSQVDCSVLQRGWTCFYPDTLVSHASIAMNLYYQSKGKNYWNCYFKGSALIVTTDPSFGSCVYPYA; encoded by the exons ATGGCTGGAAGAGTGCGAGCAACATTGTCTTCTCTGCTGATCTTGTCTTCGGCTCTGATTTTGCCGACTCTCGCTTCAG GAGGAGCCACGAAGGTGGTGCAAGGACAG AAAACCTGGTGCGTTGCCAAGCCGTCGGCGGATGAAGCGACCTTGGCTGCAAACTTGAACTTTGCTTGCTCTCAGGTGGACTGCAGCGTACTGCAGAGGGGCTGGACGTGCTTCTACCCGGATACTCTCGTGTCCCACGCTTCCATCGCCATGAACCTCTACTACCAATCCAAgggcaagaactactggaactgcTACTTCAAGGGCTCGGCACTCATCGTGACGACAGACCCGA GTTTCGGGAGCTGCGTCTACCCCTATGCATGA
- the LOC135580745 gene encoding probable receptor-like protein kinase At2g42960, producing the protein MSSPDSLNTELSQKTPVFGLRLWVVIGICVGVLIVFILSILSIWVTSKRKTKRNFDNLPISQIPNVSKEITVDRVGNHCFAQTFPEREGPFFLSHDNYSDMDSGKTLAHLTLNKSSDADNMSQSSSVYHNDRAGSSYSGDEGSSGPTRKAYTGYALVSASPLIGLPESSHLGWGHWFTLRDLELATNRFSKENVLGEGGYGVVYRGRLINGSEVAVKKLLNNLGQAEKEFRVEVEAIGHVRHKNLVRLLGYCIEGIHRMLVYEYVNNGNLEQWLHGAMRQHGVLSWENRMKVILGTAKALAYLHEAIEPKVVHRDIKSSNILIDDEYNGKISDFGLAKLLGSDKSHVATRVMGTFGYVAPEYANTGLLNEKSDVYSFGVLLLETVTGRDPVDYSRPANEVNLVEWLKMMVGNRRAEEVVDPNLEVKPATRALKRTLLVALRCVDPDADKRPKMGQVVRMLEADEVSYREDRRNRRNQTGNVEIEAQKESNSSSDMENKVGRREFQTTERFQA; encoded by the exons atgtcatctcctgacTCATTAAACACAGAGTTATCGCAGAAGACACCAGTCTTTGGTCTGAGACTTTGGGTTGTCATTGGCATCTGTGTCGGTGTATTGATTGTGTTTATTCTCTCTATCCTATCGATATGGGTCACATCCAAGAGGAAGACAAAAAGGAATTTTGACAACTTACCTATCTCGCAAATCCCAAATGTCTCCAAGGAAATTACGGTCGACAGAGTTGGTAATCATTGTTTTGCTCAAACTTTCCCGGAGAGGGAAGGGCCTTTCTTCCTCTCACATGACAACTATAGTGATATGGATTCTGGAAAGACACTTGCACACTTGACCTTGAACAAGTCGAGTGATGCTGATAACATGAGCCAGAGTAGCTCAGTCTACCACAATGATAGGGCTGGGAGTTCATATTCTGGTGATGAAGGTAGCTCAGGACCCACTAGGAAAGCATATACAGGATATGCACTTGTGTCCGCATCTCCTTTAATTGGACTGCCAGAATCCTCGCATCTCGGATGGGGTCACTGGTTTACTCTAAGGGACCTTGAGCTTGCTACAAATCGATTCTCCAAGGAAAATGTACTTGGGGAAGGTGGATATGGAGTTGTTTATCGGGGCCGTTTGATAAATGGATCTGAGGTTGCAGTCAAGAAACTTCTGAACAATCT GGGACAGGCAGAGAAGGAGTTCAGAGTGGAAGTCGAAGCCATTGGTCATGTTCGACACAAAAATCTAGTGAGGCTTTTGGGATACTGTATAGAAGGAATTCATAG GATGCTTGTGTATGAGTATGTCAACAATGGAAATTTGGAGCAGTGGCTACATGGAGCTATGCGCCAACATGGTGTCCTTAGTTGGGAGAACCGCATGAAGGTTATCCTTGGCACTGCAAAGGC GCTTGCTTATTTGCATGAAGCTATTGAACCAAAAGTTGTTCACCGAGATATTAAATCAAGTAACATCTTGATTGATGATGAGTATAATGGAAAGATATCTGATTTTGGATTGGCTAAGCTTTTGGGTTCTGATAAGAGCCACGTTGCAACTAGAGTAATGGGAACATTTGG GTATGTGGCTCCTGAATATGCTAACACTGGACTTCTAAATGAGAAGAGTGATGTTTATAGTTTTGGAGTATTGTTACTGGAGACCGTGACCGGCAGGGATCCTGTGGATTACAGCAGGCCAGCAAATGAG GTGAATCTAGTGGAGTGGCTCAAAATGATGGTTGGAAATCGGAGAGCAGAGGAAGTAGTGGATCCAAATCTTGAGGTCAAACCAGCTACGCGAGCTCTTAAACGTACCCTTTTGGTTGCACTGAGATGTGTTGATCCTGATGCTGATAAAAGACCCAAGATGGGCCAGGTTGTTCGAATGCTCGAAGCAGATGAAGTTTCATATCGTGAG GATCGGAGAAACAGAAGGAATCAGACAGGTAACGTGGAGATAGAGGCCCAGAAGGAGAGTAACAGTTCAAGTGATATGGAAAATAAAGTGGGAAGAAGAGAGTTTCAAACTACTGAAAGGTTTCAGGCATAA
- the LOC135616259 gene encoding major pollen allergen Ole e 10-like isoform X1, which translates to MAGRVRATLSSLLILSSALILPTLASGGATKVVQGQKTWCVAKPSADEATLAANLNFACSQVDCSVLQRGWTCFYPDTLVSHASIAMNLYYQSKGKNYWNCYFKGSALIVTTDPSESDSLEKHDQERTTSCC; encoded by the exons ATGGCTGGAAGAGTGCGAGCAACATTGTCTTCTCTGCTGATCTTGTCTTCGGCTCTGATTTTGCCGACTCTCGCTTCAG GAGGAGCCACGAAGGTGGTGCAAGGACAG AAAACCTGGTGCGTTGCCAAGCCGTCGGCGGATGAAGCGACCTTGGCTGCAAACTTGAACTTTGCTTGCTCTCAGGTGGACTGCAGCGTACTGCAGAGGGGCTGGACGTGCTTCTACCCGGATACTCTCGTGTCCCACGCTTCCATCGCCATGAACCTCTACTACCAATCCAAgggcaagaactactggaactgcTACTTCAAGGGCTCGGCACTCATCGTGACGACAGACCCGAGTGAGTCGGATTCACTGGAAAAGCACGATCAGGAGCGGACGACGTCCTGTTGCTAA